In the Theobroma cacao cultivar B97-61/B2 chromosome 1, Criollo_cocoa_genome_V2, whole genome shotgun sequence genome, one interval contains:
- the LOC18612710 gene encoding cytochrome P450 82G1 → MDLFYNCVQAIEGLLALLVLYVIWRYIARNSNKSRIPEPSGSWPLIGHLHLLGGKETLCKKLGAMADKYGPLYSLKLGHRRVLVVSSWEIAKDCLTNNDRALATRASIAAGRHIGYNNAIFALAPYGEYWRNIRKIVTIELLSSYRLEKLKHIRFSEMDLFIKELFRLCVENADNCAQVTMSEVLERLTFNINLRMLVGKRFASSAYAQAHSQPWRYEKAIKQALYLSGDFVLADALPFLEWMDIQGHVRSMKQTAKELDSIISVWLEDHLRRKRESQGSCESDFMDVMLANLPQDAVISGHTRDTIVKATTLILTLTGGESTSVTMTWVLSLLLNHPSVLKAAQQELDLHVGIDRWVEESDIKSLKYLQAIVKETLRLYPPGPLTGIREAMEDCCIAGYHVPKGTRLIVNLWKLQRDPRVWENPGEFQPERFLTTHADFDVRGQNFEYIPFSSGRRSCPAITFGLQVVHLTLAKLLQGFDIRTPDGKPVDMGEGLGLALPKRTPLDVVLTPRLAHEFYKCL, encoded by the exons ATGGATCTGTTCTACAATTGTGTCCAAGCAATTGAAGGGCTCTTAGCTTTGCTGGTTCTATATGTTATCTGGAGATATATAGCCCGAAATTCTAACAAAAGTCGTATCCCTGAACCATCAGGGTCATGGCCACTCATTGGTCACCTCCATCTCCTAGGAGGGAAAGAAACACTTTGCAAGAAGCTAGGAGCGATGGCTGACAAATATGGCCCACTTTACTCACTCAAGCTCGGACACCGTCGAGTATTGGTGGTGAGCAGTTGGGAAATTGCCAAGGATTGCTTGACCAACAATGACAGAGCACTGGCTACCCGGGCAAGCATCGCAGCAGGGAGGCATATCGGCTACAACAACGCCATTTTCGCACTTGCCCCATACGGAGAATATTGGCGTAATATCCGCAAGATCGTCACCATTGAGCTTCTTTCGAGCTATCGCCTCGAAAAGCTTAAGCACATCCGTTTCTCCGAAATGGACTTGTTCATCAAAGAGTTGTTCAGGCTATGTGTAGAGAATGCTGATAATTGCGCCCAAGTGACAATGAGCGAGGTGTTGGAACGGTTGACTTTTAACATAAACCTCAGAATGCTCGTCGGAAAACGTTTTGCTAGTAGCGCTTATGCTCAAGCACATAGTCAGCCATGGCGCTACGAGAAAGCCATAAAACAAGCTTTGTATCTCAGCGGGGATTTCGTCTTGGCGGATGCTCTGCCGTTCCTTGAATGGATGGATATTCAAGGGCATGTGCGTTCCATGAAGCAGACAGCTAAGGAACTTGACTCAATAATCAGTGTTTGGCTGGAGGATCATCTCAGGAGAAAAAGGGAGAGCCAGGGTAGCTGCGAAAGCGACTTCATGGATGTGATGCTTGCAAACCTCCCACAGGATGCTGTGATATCAGGCCATACCCGAGATACTATTGTCAAGGCAACAACTTTG ATTCTTACCTTGACCGGAGGAGAAAGCACCTCTGTGACAATGACATGGGTTCTCTCTTTGCTGTTGAATCATCCAAGCGTGCTAAAGGCCGCGCAACAAGAGCTGGACCTCCACGTTGGAATAGATAGGTGGGTGGAAGAATCAGATATCAAAAGCCTGAAATACCTACAAGCCATTGTCAAGGAAACTCTACGCTTGTACCCACCAGGTCCCCTAACAGGGATCCGTGAGGCCATGGAAGATTGTTGCATCGCTGGGTATCACGTCCCAAAGGGTACGCGTTTGATTGTCAACCTTTGGAAATTGCAGCGAGATCCCCGAGTTTGGGAAAACCCTGGCGAGTTCCAACCAGAAAGGTTTTTGACAACTCACGCTGATTTTGATGTTAGGGGCCAAAATTTCGAGTACATTCCATTTAGCTCCGGTAGAAGATCATGCCCCGCAATCACCTTCGGCTTACAAGTTGTTCACTTGACACTCGCAAAGCTGCTCCAAGGATTTGATATTAGAACACCGGATGGGAAGCCGGTGGATATGGGCGAAGGCTTGGGCCTTGCCTTACCCAAGAGGACCCCTCTTGATGTTGTCCTCACCCCACGCCTTGCTCACGAGTTTTACAAGTGCCTTTAG